A single region of the Denticeps clupeoides chromosome 18, fDenClu1.1, whole genome shotgun sequence genome encodes:
- the sh3tc2 gene encoding SH3 domain and tetratricopeptide repeat-containing protein 2 isoform X1, whose translation MCMQVARLMDSCCPTLCVCNCISSSGEPRPMLTHSHMGNRHTHGDVSSDEFDVLWTETSHSLDPGLDIMTTDVVLQFSGKRHSSEETDAVLQEVLRTRLRVLESNSQNLSRLFKDMSARLVSVQAEKDCFIITFKTVEEIWKFSTYLSLGLVARCLQNFLCDATLCVDPLQLSDVAISVSVDEEHLATLYLRLLLEEGFFFGKALCDGTGEDDRLCFRQDDLLMVRDVGQDGMWEGTLLSSGSHGLVPVSSMQPLPYPFYQWFLRKYPGSAAGLPPASTFCDYPIATGTCISTVAYDPVGQDELPLYEGEEVAVEGLLLRGMNVFVGRSLSSGLVGFVQKAHVKPAELHPLTSSVAFVTEEEKAALNDINPGVTHSDSHIQMLQELELRSCEISRVYRMDRLDESDFPYMTCNSKKAVEKTPLAQRQSVASTLHSSPCHSLHRSRNTLGQSFTSFSLNDTFCNLDEFDDILEFEESEEPELCDPLLTLLDSDPSSIPPKDIGDLCDPSHSFLEVLFAGEGEDAVMLRLESVRETAKRQCMWWAQRRACFLLGRLCARRLKLSQARIYFEEALAVPVPGFLDLRLLRALYTHLTALYMKQRLPQKLRWTQERACVLMMALPDHCFCCADEFELLKPVMWRALLDGDRHLETRALFLSLRLFLQLGRHDHALPFAERLQFLSAGLGSRDGQVPMPLDLSWLLSCLYHQKYQPHLALAALSLDPLCPRTLNHALQKVEVFVRNADRLNPTWRCTNCPLSSQLRLHLQQAVDSASRESQHLAELDLCISLAWLLLLHGALEKAVWCAEHAVKVGSHVGEEERFEAQALHSWMLVLSGKAESAVNQLLPLLSSLTGSDSPAARGVVHTLIGLSLRQLGRLQESATHSHSALRIAHENGDKRNEAIALANLACLALGTGSMGVAEGFLQRSLLLFFNLGDGANEEHIQALIWMGRVLSDSGRGLEARVAYELGLLIGISVKNLRSQMTVAEILSRHYATKLMYRQCIVYYEHCVALSRELQDKRLEGQYLEILGSMYLSLNTERTSWKSLDYTKQSLRISIDLGNRQEESVTWLNAGRIYYLMCEDELADMYLQAAVRTALKVEDPAFVLSVHEGAGDVFFKGHRNRMAALPFYRDGSLPLARSIGDTLSELRMLNKITVLLMSESQHQEALQYAILAVESTAATGQWEQEWVALHRLASVHYALRHYELAENFYLQAVRCGPTDTQHRITAQYYCRTYRRLGDLTLHHLQDAFDAMGYYQLALAAAMEDTCPASRYILFMKLAEVHTHLLPDTELCEHYTHSANSLKNVLAETYTENSPVDQTQTEMYHRKSSDTNVDKKKADALTTNTHKTNTHIASTLNIDKTDTHSTISITTDKTDTPSTNSINTDKTDTQSKSSINSHETDTHRVISVNTRETGRNSVIDTDVQETNT comes from the exons atgtgtatgCAAGTTGCAAGACTCATGGACAGCTGCTGCCCTACcctttgtgtgtgtaactgcATCTCTTCCTCAGGTGAGCCTCGTCCAATGCTCACACACTCCCACAtggggaacagacacacacatggag ATGTTTCCTCTGATGAGTTTGATGTTCTGTGGACAGAGACGTCCCACTCATTAGATCCAGGACTTGACATCATGACCACAG ATGTGGTTTTGCAGTTCAGTGGTAAGCGCCACAGCAGTGAAGAAACCGACGCTGTCCTGCAGGAAGTGCTCAGAACGCGGCTGAGGGTGTTGGAGAGCAACAGCCAGAACCTCTCTCGTCTGTTCAAG GACATGTCCGCACGCCTAGTCTCCGTTCAGGCAGAAAAGGATTGTTTCATCATTACCTTCAAGACCGTAGAGGAGATCTGGAAGTTCTCGACCTACTTGTCCCTAG GCCTGGTGGCGCGATGTCTTCAGAACTTTCTGTGCGATGCAACGCTGTGTGTGGACCCATTGCAGCTCAGTGACGTGGCGATAAGTGTGTCTGTCGACGAGGAGCACCTGGCCACCTTATACCTGCGTCTTCTGCTAGAGGAAG gATTCTTCTTTGGGAAAGCGTTGTGTGATGGCACAGGTGAGGACGACAGGCTGTGCTTCAGGCAAGATGATCTGCTGATGGTGAGGGACGTTGGGCAGGATGGAATGTGGGAGGGGACCCTTCTGTCCAGCGGAAGTCACGGCCTGGTTCCTGTCAGCTCCATGCAGCCTCTACCCTATCCATTTTACCA GTGGTTTCTCAGGAAGTACCCAGGCAGTGCTGCTGGTTTACCGCCGGCTTCGACTTTTTGTGATTATCCTATAG CAACCGGCACATGCATATCGACAGTAGCATACGATCCCGTGGGGCAGGATGAGCTGCCTCTGTATGAGGGGGAGGAGGTGGCAGTAGAGGGACTACTCCTGCGAGGGATGAATGTATTTGTTGGGCGGAGCCTTTCCAGTGGACTTGTGGGATTTGTGCAAAAAGCCCATGTGAAGCCTGCTGAGCTGCACCCACT GACCTCTTCAGTGGCGTTTGTGACGGAAGAGGAGAAAGCTGCTCTAAACGACATAAACCCTGGAGTCACACATTCAGATTCACATATACAGAtgctgcaggagctggagctgcGTTCATGTGAAATCAGCAGAGTTTACAGGATGG ATAGACTGGATGAATCTGATTTTCCATACATGACTTGCAATTCCAAAAAAG CTGTAGAGAAGACTCCTCTTGCCCAACGTCAGAGTGTGGCATCCACACTTCACTCCTCCCCTTGCCACTCCCTTCACAGGTCCCGCAATACTTTGGGCCAAAGCTTCACCTCCTTCAGCCTGAATGACACCTTTTGTAACTTAGACGAGTTTGACGACATCCTGGAATTTGAGGAATCTGAGGAGCCGGAGCTCTGTGACCCCCTGCTGACCTTGCTGGATTCTGACCCCAGCTCGATTCCTCCTAAAGACATCGGTGACCTGTGTGACCCCTCACACTCGTTTCTTGAAGTTCTGTTTGCGGGAGAGGGCGAGGATGCAGTAATGTTGCGCCTAGAGTCGGTGCGGGAGACCGCAAAGCGCCAGTGCATGTGGTGGGCGCAGCGACGGGCGTGCTTTCTTCTGGGACGCTTGTGTGCCCGCAGACTGAAGCTGTCACAG GCTCGCATCTACTTCGAGGAGGCCCTGGCGGTTCCTGTGCCTGGCTTTTTGGACCTTCGTCTGCTGCGGGCACTCTACACCCACCTTACAGCACTGTACATGAAGCAGCGGCTGCCACAGAAACTGCGGTGGACTCAGGAGCGGGCATGTGTCCTGATGATGGCGCTGCCTGACCACTGCTTCTGCTGCGCTGACGAGTTCGAGCTGCTGAAGCCCGTGATGTGGCGGGCACTGTTAGACGGGGACAGGCACCTGGAGACGCGtgccctcttcctgtccctcCGCCTCTTCCTGCAGCTTGGCCGTCATGACCACGCCCTGCCCTTTGCAGAGAGACTACAGTTTCTGTCTGCAGGCCTTGGATCACGTGATGGCCAAGTCCCGATGCCCCTCGACCTGAGCTGGCTGCTCAGTTGCCTGTACCACCAGAAGTACCAGCCTCACCTGGCGCTGGCCGCCCTCAGCTTGGACCCCCTTTGCCCGCGCACGCTGAACCATGCCCTTCAGAAGGTGGAAGTGTTTGTGAGAAATGCAGATCGTCTCAACCCAACATGGCGATGCACCAACTGCCCGCTGTCCAGCCAGCTGCGTTTGCACCTGCAGCAAGCTGTGGACAGTGCCAGTCGAGAGAGCCAGCATCTCGCTGAACTTGACCTGTGCATAAGCCTGGC TTGGCTGTTATTGTTGCATGGTGCCCTGGAGAAAGCTGTGTGGTGTGCAGAACATGCAGTGAAGGTGGGTTCTCACGTGGGTGAGGAAGAGAGATTCGAAGCACAAGCCCTTCATAGCTGGATGTTGGTGCTGAGTGGGAAGGCGGAGTCTGCTGTGAAccagctcctccccctcttAAGCTCTCTCACAGGCTCTGACAGCCCTGCCGCAAGGGGTGTTGTTCATACATTGATTGGCCTAAGCCTGCGGCAATTGGGACGTCTCCAGGAGTCTGCCACACACTCCCATTCCGCCCTGCGCATCGCTCATGAGAATGGAGACAAACGTAACGAAGCCATTGCCCTTGCCAACCTTGCGTGCCTGGCACTGGGTACGGGGTCAATGGGTGTGGCTGAAGGCTTCTTGCAGAGATCGCTGCTCCTCTTCTTCAACTTGGGTGACGGCGCTAACGAGGAGCACATTCAAGCACTCATCTGGATGGGTCGAGTTCTCAGCGACAGCGGGCGGGGCCTGGAAGCAAGGGTGGCTTATGAGTTGGGCTTACTGATCGGCATCAGTGTGAAAAACCTACGCA GCCAGATGACGGTGGCAGAGATCCTGAGCCGTCACTATGCCACAAAGCTGATGTACAGACAGTGCATTGTTTACTATGAACACTGTGTGGCATTGTCACGTGAGCTGCAAGACAAGCGTCTGGAGGGACAATACCTCGAAATCCTGGGCAGCATGTACCTGTCACTCAACACAGAGAG GACTTCCTGGAAATCTCTAGACTACACCAAGCAGAGCCTGAGGATCTCCATTGACTTGGGTAACAGGCAGGAGGAGTCTGTGACATGGCTGAATGCTGGACGCATCTACTACCTCATGTGTGAAGACGAGCTTGCTGACATGTACCTGCAG GCTGCTGTGAGGACAGCCCTGAAGGTGGAGGACCCTGCCTTTGTCCTGAGCGTCCATGAAGGTGCAGGAGACGTCTTTTTTAAAGGGCACAGGAACAGGATGGCAGCCCTGCCATTTTACAGG GATGGCAGTCTGCCACTAGCACGCAGCATTGGTGACACGCTCTCGGAGTTGAGGATGCTGAATAAAATCACTGTGCTGCTGATGTCTGAGTCGCAACACCAGGAGGCGCTGCAGTATGCCATATTAGCCGTAGAAAGTACCGCTGCTACAG GGCAGTGGGAGCAAGAGTGGGTGGCCCTTCACCGCCTGGCGTCTGTCCACTACGCACTACGGCACTACGAGCTGGCAGAGAACTTTTACCTGCAGGCTGTGAGGTGTGGGCCTACTGATACCCAGCACCGCATCACTGCGCAGTACTACTGCAGGACCTACAGACGGCTTGGAGACCTCACACTGCACCACCTACAG gatgcaTTTGATGCCATGGGGTATTACCAGCTAGCCCTGGCAGCAGCGATGGAGGACACATGCCCTGCCTCACGTTACATCCTTTTTATGAAACTTGCCGAGgtccacacacacctgctgcctGACACAGAGCTGTGTGAGCACTACACACACTCTGCCAACAGCCTGAAGAATGTGCTTGCGGAGACATACACAGAGAACTCCCCCGTGgatcaaacacagacagaaatgtaCCACAGAAAATCAAGCGACACAaatgtggataaaaaaaaagcagacgcACTCaccacaaatacacataaaacaaatacacatattGCAAGCACCCTGAACATAGAcaaaactgacacacacagcacaatcAGCATAACCACAGACAAAACAGACACGCCGAGTACAAACAgcataaacacagacaaaacagaCACGCAAAGCAAAAGCAGCATAAACTCACacgagacagacacacacagagtaatCAGTGTTAATACACGTGAAACAGGCAGAAACAGTGTTATCGACACCGACGTACAGGAAACTAACACATAG
- the sh3tc2 gene encoding SH3 domain and tetratricopeptide repeat-containing protein 2 isoform X5: MLTHSHMGNRHTHGDVSSDEFDVLWTETSHSLDPGLDIMTTDVVLQFSGKRHSSEETDAVLQEVLRTRLRVLESNSQNLSRLFKDMSARLVSVQAEKDCFIITFKTVEEIWKFSTYLSLGLVARCLQNFLCDATLCVDPLQLSDVAISVSVDEEHLATLYLRLLLEEGFFFGKALCDGTGEDDRLCFRQDDLLMVRDVGQDGMWEGTLLSSGSHGLVPVSSMQPLPYPFYQWFLRKYPGSAAGLPPASTFCDYPIATGTCISTVAYDPVGQDELPLYEGEEVAVEGLLLRGMNVFVGRSLSSGLVGFVQKAHVKPAELHPLTSSVAFVTEEEKAALNDINPGVTHSDSHIQMLQELELRSCEISRVYRMDRLDESDFPYMTCNSKKAVEKTPLAQRQSVASTLHSSPCHSLHRSRNTLGQSFTSFSLNDTFCNLDEFDDILEFEESEEPELCDPLLTLLDSDPSSIPPKDIGDLCDPSHSFLEVLFAGEGEDAVMLRLESVRETAKRQCMWWAQRRACFLLGRLCARRLKLSQARIYFEEALAVPVPGFLDLRLLRALYTHLTALYMKQRLPQKLRWTQERACVLMMALPDHCFCCADEFELLKPVMWRALLDGDRHLETRALFLSLRLFLQLGRHDHALPFAERLQFLSAGLGSRDGQVPMPLDLSWLLSCLYHQKYQPHLALAALSLDPLCPRTLNHALQKVEVFVRNADRLNPTWRCTNCPLSSQLRLHLQQAVDSASRESQHLAELDLCISLAWLLLLHGALEKAVWCAEHAVKVGSHVGEEERFEAQALHSWMLVLSGKAESAVNQLLPLLSSLTGSDSPAARGVVHTLIGLSLRQLGRLQESATHSHSALRIAHENGDKRNEAIALANLACLALGTGSMGVAEGFLQRSLLLFFNLGDGANEEHIQALIWMGRVLSDSGRGLEARVAYELGLLIGISVKNLRSQMTVAEILSRHYATKLMYRQCIVYYEHCVALSRELQDKRLEGQYLEILGSMYLSLNTERTSWKSLDYTKQSLRISIDLGNRQEESVTWLNAGRIYYLMCEDELADMYLQAAVRTALKVEDPAFVLSVHEGAGDVFFKGHRNRMAALPFYRDGSLPLARSIGDTLSELRMLNKITVLLMSESQHQEALQYAILAVESTAATGQWEQEWVALHRLASVHYALRHYELAENFYLQAVRCGPTDTQHRITAQYYCRTYRRLGDLTLHHLQDAFDAMGYYQLALAAAMEDTCPASRYILFMKLAEVHTHLLPDTELCEHYTHSANSLKNVLAETYTENSPVDQTQTEMYHRKSSDTNVDKKKADALTTNTHKTNTHIASTLNIDKTDTHSTISITTDKTDTPSTNSINTDKTDTQSKSSINSHETDTHRVISVNTRETGRNSVIDTDVQETNT; the protein is encoded by the exons ATGCTCACACACTCCCACAtggggaacagacacacacatggag ATGTTTCCTCTGATGAGTTTGATGTTCTGTGGACAGAGACGTCCCACTCATTAGATCCAGGACTTGACATCATGACCACAG ATGTGGTTTTGCAGTTCAGTGGTAAGCGCCACAGCAGTGAAGAAACCGACGCTGTCCTGCAGGAAGTGCTCAGAACGCGGCTGAGGGTGTTGGAGAGCAACAGCCAGAACCTCTCTCGTCTGTTCAAG GACATGTCCGCACGCCTAGTCTCCGTTCAGGCAGAAAAGGATTGTTTCATCATTACCTTCAAGACCGTAGAGGAGATCTGGAAGTTCTCGACCTACTTGTCCCTAG GCCTGGTGGCGCGATGTCTTCAGAACTTTCTGTGCGATGCAACGCTGTGTGTGGACCCATTGCAGCTCAGTGACGTGGCGATAAGTGTGTCTGTCGACGAGGAGCACCTGGCCACCTTATACCTGCGTCTTCTGCTAGAGGAAG gATTCTTCTTTGGGAAAGCGTTGTGTGATGGCACAGGTGAGGACGACAGGCTGTGCTTCAGGCAAGATGATCTGCTGATGGTGAGGGACGTTGGGCAGGATGGAATGTGGGAGGGGACCCTTCTGTCCAGCGGAAGTCACGGCCTGGTTCCTGTCAGCTCCATGCAGCCTCTACCCTATCCATTTTACCA GTGGTTTCTCAGGAAGTACCCAGGCAGTGCTGCTGGTTTACCGCCGGCTTCGACTTTTTGTGATTATCCTATAG CAACCGGCACATGCATATCGACAGTAGCATACGATCCCGTGGGGCAGGATGAGCTGCCTCTGTATGAGGGGGAGGAGGTGGCAGTAGAGGGACTACTCCTGCGAGGGATGAATGTATTTGTTGGGCGGAGCCTTTCCAGTGGACTTGTGGGATTTGTGCAAAAAGCCCATGTGAAGCCTGCTGAGCTGCACCCACT GACCTCTTCAGTGGCGTTTGTGACGGAAGAGGAGAAAGCTGCTCTAAACGACATAAACCCTGGAGTCACACATTCAGATTCACATATACAGAtgctgcaggagctggagctgcGTTCATGTGAAATCAGCAGAGTTTACAGGATGG ATAGACTGGATGAATCTGATTTTCCATACATGACTTGCAATTCCAAAAAAG CTGTAGAGAAGACTCCTCTTGCCCAACGTCAGAGTGTGGCATCCACACTTCACTCCTCCCCTTGCCACTCCCTTCACAGGTCCCGCAATACTTTGGGCCAAAGCTTCACCTCCTTCAGCCTGAATGACACCTTTTGTAACTTAGACGAGTTTGACGACATCCTGGAATTTGAGGAATCTGAGGAGCCGGAGCTCTGTGACCCCCTGCTGACCTTGCTGGATTCTGACCCCAGCTCGATTCCTCCTAAAGACATCGGTGACCTGTGTGACCCCTCACACTCGTTTCTTGAAGTTCTGTTTGCGGGAGAGGGCGAGGATGCAGTAATGTTGCGCCTAGAGTCGGTGCGGGAGACCGCAAAGCGCCAGTGCATGTGGTGGGCGCAGCGACGGGCGTGCTTTCTTCTGGGACGCTTGTGTGCCCGCAGACTGAAGCTGTCACAG GCTCGCATCTACTTCGAGGAGGCCCTGGCGGTTCCTGTGCCTGGCTTTTTGGACCTTCGTCTGCTGCGGGCACTCTACACCCACCTTACAGCACTGTACATGAAGCAGCGGCTGCCACAGAAACTGCGGTGGACTCAGGAGCGGGCATGTGTCCTGATGATGGCGCTGCCTGACCACTGCTTCTGCTGCGCTGACGAGTTCGAGCTGCTGAAGCCCGTGATGTGGCGGGCACTGTTAGACGGGGACAGGCACCTGGAGACGCGtgccctcttcctgtccctcCGCCTCTTCCTGCAGCTTGGCCGTCATGACCACGCCCTGCCCTTTGCAGAGAGACTACAGTTTCTGTCTGCAGGCCTTGGATCACGTGATGGCCAAGTCCCGATGCCCCTCGACCTGAGCTGGCTGCTCAGTTGCCTGTACCACCAGAAGTACCAGCCTCACCTGGCGCTGGCCGCCCTCAGCTTGGACCCCCTTTGCCCGCGCACGCTGAACCATGCCCTTCAGAAGGTGGAAGTGTTTGTGAGAAATGCAGATCGTCTCAACCCAACATGGCGATGCACCAACTGCCCGCTGTCCAGCCAGCTGCGTTTGCACCTGCAGCAAGCTGTGGACAGTGCCAGTCGAGAGAGCCAGCATCTCGCTGAACTTGACCTGTGCATAAGCCTGGC TTGGCTGTTATTGTTGCATGGTGCCCTGGAGAAAGCTGTGTGGTGTGCAGAACATGCAGTGAAGGTGGGTTCTCACGTGGGTGAGGAAGAGAGATTCGAAGCACAAGCCCTTCATAGCTGGATGTTGGTGCTGAGTGGGAAGGCGGAGTCTGCTGTGAAccagctcctccccctcttAAGCTCTCTCACAGGCTCTGACAGCCCTGCCGCAAGGGGTGTTGTTCATACATTGATTGGCCTAAGCCTGCGGCAATTGGGACGTCTCCAGGAGTCTGCCACACACTCCCATTCCGCCCTGCGCATCGCTCATGAGAATGGAGACAAACGTAACGAAGCCATTGCCCTTGCCAACCTTGCGTGCCTGGCACTGGGTACGGGGTCAATGGGTGTGGCTGAAGGCTTCTTGCAGAGATCGCTGCTCCTCTTCTTCAACTTGGGTGACGGCGCTAACGAGGAGCACATTCAAGCACTCATCTGGATGGGTCGAGTTCTCAGCGACAGCGGGCGGGGCCTGGAAGCAAGGGTGGCTTATGAGTTGGGCTTACTGATCGGCATCAGTGTGAAAAACCTACGCA GCCAGATGACGGTGGCAGAGATCCTGAGCCGTCACTATGCCACAAAGCTGATGTACAGACAGTGCATTGTTTACTATGAACACTGTGTGGCATTGTCACGTGAGCTGCAAGACAAGCGTCTGGAGGGACAATACCTCGAAATCCTGGGCAGCATGTACCTGTCACTCAACACAGAGAG GACTTCCTGGAAATCTCTAGACTACACCAAGCAGAGCCTGAGGATCTCCATTGACTTGGGTAACAGGCAGGAGGAGTCTGTGACATGGCTGAATGCTGGACGCATCTACTACCTCATGTGTGAAGACGAGCTTGCTGACATGTACCTGCAG GCTGCTGTGAGGACAGCCCTGAAGGTGGAGGACCCTGCCTTTGTCCTGAGCGTCCATGAAGGTGCAGGAGACGTCTTTTTTAAAGGGCACAGGAACAGGATGGCAGCCCTGCCATTTTACAGG GATGGCAGTCTGCCACTAGCACGCAGCATTGGTGACACGCTCTCGGAGTTGAGGATGCTGAATAAAATCACTGTGCTGCTGATGTCTGAGTCGCAACACCAGGAGGCGCTGCAGTATGCCATATTAGCCGTAGAAAGTACCGCTGCTACAG GGCAGTGGGAGCAAGAGTGGGTGGCCCTTCACCGCCTGGCGTCTGTCCACTACGCACTACGGCACTACGAGCTGGCAGAGAACTTTTACCTGCAGGCTGTGAGGTGTGGGCCTACTGATACCCAGCACCGCATCACTGCGCAGTACTACTGCAGGACCTACAGACGGCTTGGAGACCTCACACTGCACCACCTACAG gatgcaTTTGATGCCATGGGGTATTACCAGCTAGCCCTGGCAGCAGCGATGGAGGACACATGCCCTGCCTCACGTTACATCCTTTTTATGAAACTTGCCGAGgtccacacacacctgctgcctGACACAGAGCTGTGTGAGCACTACACACACTCTGCCAACAGCCTGAAGAATGTGCTTGCGGAGACATACACAGAGAACTCCCCCGTGgatcaaacacagacagaaatgtaCCACAGAAAATCAAGCGACACAaatgtggataaaaaaaaagcagacgcACTCaccacaaatacacataaaacaaatacacatattGCAAGCACCCTGAACATAGAcaaaactgacacacacagcacaatcAGCATAACCACAGACAAAACAGACACGCCGAGTACAAACAgcataaacacagacaaaacagaCACGCAAAGCAAAAGCAGCATAAACTCACacgagacagacacacacagagtaatCAGTGTTAATACACGTGAAACAGGCAGAAACAGTGTTATCGACACCGACGTACAGGAAACTAACACATAG